In Nakamurella antarctica, the following are encoded in one genomic region:
- a CDS encoding branched-chain amino acid ABC transporter permease, whose protein sequence is MKTSFYSTPWFQRLAACLALGFFLSIMIGPQQGTQQDYGFAFRAAVFNPRIFVFLGIGVLVFVMVTFWPKITPYLHRPGFAPIAAGGIAVLASQTLLKWHDPTGDGKFSTVSEAAGKIKGLAPLASVFFSWLAWALLIVTVVVAVAGIVFTKPVLGYVAAALAVFGAFVAPISHAAIESTTKKIDHSLGAGSAVIGYLVLVAAGLTVAMSKEDSANTKAFVARVLGWRPGLPLTVVGVVVGAIGVASATWFSPKKTNATLADAASFFADKGLAPIAEAYLSWLALVLFVVCLVSSAAAGYLRNIMLGWIALGLGLVGLYLTLNSMYLFSSLAGSLGISASGTWQNLGSGGWMTAAAFFLFAGTGFVVATVKFTKSKTIIAAGLKLAAPKSSDAGGLFGSPATAKTLLLLVFAAALFYPPTATSFWQSVLVTQIGIYVLLAIGLNVVVGWAGLLDLGFIAFYAIGSYVTAYLVGSLPPKPPWGTMSPLFAIPFAIAVCLVAGVILGGPTLRLRGDYLAIVTLGFGEIVRIVAINADDVTNSTRGPSPQVPHPVINLGFTRFEFGLDQLQYWYLLLIIIVIVVVLFRALEHSRTGRAWAAIREDEVAAQASGVNTFRFKLLAFAIGASTSGIAGVFFASDVGFFTPDNFILNNSILVVAYVVFGGMGSLPGAMAGAAVLTWLPEFLKDQVPAEDRQMWIGAVVLLMMIFRPGGLIPAKRRSAELHDYDHHESLEVSAVPAGEGMGAKA, encoded by the coding sequence ATGAAAACCTCGTTCTATTCAACGCCTTGGTTCCAACGGCTTGCAGCCTGCCTGGCGTTAGGCTTCTTCCTCTCCATCATGATCGGCCCGCAGCAGGGCACCCAGCAGGATTATGGATTTGCCTTCCGCGCCGCAGTCTTCAACCCTCGTATCTTCGTTTTCTTGGGCATCGGAGTCCTTGTTTTCGTAATGGTCACATTCTGGCCGAAGATCACCCCGTACCTGCACCGGCCCGGGTTTGCTCCCATCGCAGCTGGCGGTATCGCAGTTCTTGCCTCCCAAACATTGCTGAAGTGGCATGACCCGACAGGAGACGGCAAGTTCAGCACCGTGTCCGAAGCGGCCGGAAAAATCAAGGGTCTTGCTCCCTTGGCATCGGTGTTTTTCAGTTGGCTTGCCTGGGCATTGCTGATCGTCACGGTCGTGGTGGCGGTTGCGGGCATCGTATTCACGAAACCCGTGCTGGGGTACGTAGCCGCTGCACTTGCAGTGTTCGGAGCTTTTGTTGCGCCCATTTCCCATGCGGCCATCGAATCCACCACGAAAAAAATTGACCACTCGTTGGGAGCAGGATCGGCCGTCATCGGCTACTTGGTACTCGTCGCCGCAGGCCTGACCGTGGCGATGTCGAAGGAAGATTCGGCGAACACGAAGGCCTTTGTCGCTCGGGTGTTGGGCTGGCGACCCGGACTGCCTCTCACCGTCGTTGGTGTTGTCGTAGGCGCTATCGGTGTGGCAAGCGCGACGTGGTTTTCGCCGAAGAAGACCAACGCCACGTTGGCGGATGCGGCATCATTCTTTGCCGACAAGGGCCTTGCCCCGATCGCGGAGGCGTATCTGAGCTGGCTCGCGCTCGTGCTGTTTGTTGTCTGTCTTGTCAGTTCTGCTGCTGCCGGATATTTGCGCAACATCATGTTGGGTTGGATCGCGCTCGGTTTAGGCCTCGTTGGCCTTTACCTGACGTTAAACTCGATGTACCTTTTCAGCTCACTCGCCGGTTCCCTGGGTATCTCGGCCAGCGGGACGTGGCAAAACCTTGGTTCCGGCGGCTGGATGACAGCAGCGGCATTCTTCCTCTTCGCGGGAACCGGATTCGTCGTGGCAACCGTGAAATTCACCAAGTCGAAGACCATCATCGCTGCAGGTCTGAAACTCGCAGCGCCGAAGTCCTCCGATGCAGGTGGGCTCTTCGGAAGCCCGGCGACCGCGAAGACGCTGCTGCTCCTCGTATTCGCCGCAGCGTTGTTCTACCCGCCCACTGCGACTAGTTTCTGGCAGTCGGTGTTGGTCACTCAGATTGGTATCTACGTCCTGCTCGCTATTGGCCTGAACGTGGTCGTCGGTTGGGCGGGGCTGCTCGACCTGGGATTCATCGCCTTCTACGCAATCGGCTCCTACGTCACGGCCTATCTCGTCGGCTCTCTTCCGCCCAAGCCGCCGTGGGGCACCATGTCCCCGCTGTTCGCGATCCCCTTTGCGATCGCGGTGTGTTTGGTCGCGGGCGTCATCCTGGGTGGGCCCACGTTGCGTCTGCGCGGCGACTACCTCGCGATCGTCACGCTGGGGTTCGGTGAGATTGTTCGTATCGTGGCGATCAACGCCGACGACGTCACCAACTCCACCCGCGGGCCATCCCCCCAGGTTCCGCACCCGGTGATCAACCTCGGGTTTACTCGCTTCGAGTTTGGCCTTGACCAGCTGCAGTACTGGTATCTGCTGCTCATAATTATCGTCATCGTGGTGGTCCTGTTCCGGGCGTTGGAGCACTCGCGTACCGGGCGGGCTTGGGCAGCCATTCGTGAGGACGAAGTGGCGGCGCAGGCATCCGGGGTGAATACCTTCAGGTTCAAGCTGCTCGCCTTCGCGATCGGCGCCTCCACCTCCGGCATTGCCGGCGTGTTCTTTGCCTCCGACGTGGGGTTCTTTACCCCGGACAACTTCATCCTGAATAACTCCATTCTGGTGGTGGCCTACGTCGTTTTCGGTGGCATGGGCTCGCTGCCAGGAGCGATGGCCGGAGCTGCGGTATTGACGTGGTTGCCGGAGTTCCTCAAAGACCAGGTTCCCGCAGAGGACCGTCAAATGTGGATCGGCGCAGTGGTGCTGCTCATGATGATCTTCCGCCCCGGCGGATTGATTCCGGCAAAGCGTCGTTC